AAAACTTCGGACTCGAAGGACTGAAAGACGCAATCGAAGTGCGGGAACACATCAGCCCGCAGGCTTTCTATGATTTGTACCGCTCCAACCGCGGCAGTATTTACGGCACCTCATCCAACCATCAGTTTTCTGCCTTTATGCGTCCGCGTAATAAATCGCCCTACGTTGACGGGCTGTATCTCGTTGGGGGCTCAACACATCCGGGGGGCGGCATTCCGCTCGCCATGCTTTCCGCAGACCATGCTGTGACCATATTTAACCGGAATCAGTAGCGCGGACGCTGATCTGTTTTACGGTCCAGGCTTCTGAAATCCGCCCCTGAAGGCTGCTGATACACACGCAGGCCGAATTCCGGCAGTACGGCGAGAAGGTGATCAAAAATATCGGCCTGTATGGCTTCGTACTCAGCCCAGACGGTTGTGTTGGTGAACACATAAACCTGAAGGGGCAGGCCGCGATCGGTAGGCTCAAGCTGCCGTACCAGCATAAGGAGTTCTTTTTTCGAGCGGGGATGACGCTTCAGGTATTCAATCACATACGCCCTGAAAGTACCGAGATTGGTAAGCCACCGCGCATTGGTGAGCACGGCAGGATGATCGCCCAAGTGCGTTTCATTATAGGCCATAATCTGCTCCATTTTTCCGTCTATATAGGCCTTGAGCAGATGACTTTTGCGCAGTTCCTGAATTTCCTTGTAGTTCAGGAAGCGAACGCTTGTAAGATCAATATGAAGCGCGCGCATGATTCTGCGGCCTCCGGCTTCACTCATTCCCCGCCAGTTCCGAAAGCTGTGATCGAGAAATTTGTGGGTCGGGATCACGGTAATCGTCTTGTCGAAATTTTGCACGCGCACCGTATTCAGCGATATATCAACCACATCCCCGTCGGCGCCAAAATTCGGCATTTCAATCCAGTCTCCGATACGGATCAGGTCATTGTTCGTGAGCTGCACACTTGCCACAAGA
This genomic stretch from Cyclonatronum proteinivorum harbors:
- a CDS encoding mechanosensitive ion channel family protein, encoding MFEDLLLAIRDWFYAVEGETITGFIILLSLSTTVHIFIRVWVIRLLHKLDEKTSSEWYAEIIKARLPQRALMMVPLIFLYLGVDFVPGLNEAFEGFVMRFTAALMILVTARVIDALLTSVHAIYRMLPKSDLRPIKSYIQLGKLIVYIFALIFIIASLSDQSPWYFLSGIGAIMAILLLIFRDTLLSLVASVQLTNNDLIRIGDWIEMPNFGADGDVVDISLNTVRVQNFDKTITVIPTHKFLDHSFRNWRGMSEAGGRRIMRALHIDLTSVRFLNYKEIQELRKSHLLKAYIDGKMEQIMAYNETHLGDHPAVLTNARWLTNLGTFRAYVIEYLKRHPRSKKELLMLVRQLEPTDRGLPLQVYVFTNTTVWAEYEAIQADIFDHLLAVLPEFGLRVYQQPSGADFRSLDRKTDQRPRY